In Camelina sativa cultivar DH55 unplaced genomic scaffold, Cs unpScaffold11357, whole genome shotgun sequence, the genomic stretch CGGCGATCCAACCAAATCCATATCCAATTCCAAATCAAcatcaacaccaacaccaacaccaacaccaacaccaacgaTTTCCGCGAAAACTGGATCCAGCTTCGATTGAAGACAAAGCGAAACCGGGTTATTAACAACCGTCTCCGCATCAGATCCACCGACTCTGATCAGATCCTCCATAACCGATCTCAAACGATTCAAAACCCAGAACGATTCGGAATTCTCCATATTTTCGTCCAGAATCGCGAAATAAACAAAC encodes the following:
- the LOC104775279 gene encoding phytolongin Phyl2.2-like; protein product: GIEAVALRCIENTPPHHSMFSHTVRKKTYTFAIDEDSFVYFAILDENMENSESFWVLNRLRSVMEDLIRVGGSDAETVVNNPVSLCLQSKLDPVFAEIVGVGVGVGVGVDVDLELDMDLVGS